The following coding sequences lie in one Osmerus mordax isolate fOsmMor3 chromosome 13, fOsmMor3.pri, whole genome shotgun sequence genomic window:
- the chrm4a gene encoding muscarinic acetylcholine receptor M4 isoform X1, translated as MDTTNGTGPGGLAPWNFNSSLTNVSKDIFLTNQSCDVGNGTCTGTEGSGFGSPYKTVEMVFIALVTGSLSFVTVVGNILVMLSIKVNRHLQTVNNYFLFSLACADLIIGVFSMNLYTVYLIMGYWPLGPVVCDLWLALDYVVSNASVMNLLIISFDRYFCVTKPLSYPTRRTTKMAGLMIAAAWVLSFILWAPAILFWQFIVGERTVPPGECYIQFLSNPAVTFGTAIAAFYLPVVIMTVLYIHISLASRSRVSKQKSEAKKEKKGLKAPGLLKSHILKQNNNNQLPSSAKPSLESSAALEDTLKNGRVEEAPSSQAQPSTAPAEEKETSNESSTASIAPKEPKERANSEATSEVGLCPPATPTPAPSAPPAAKGNPGSKWSKIKIVTKQAGDECITAIEIVPPNEQAERHSIPVNRPRTVARKFASIARSQVKRKRQMEAREKKVTKTIFAILLAFILTWTPYNVMVLISTFCQSCVPDTVWAIGYWLCYVNSTINPACYALCNATFKKTFKNLLMCQYKNIGTR; from the exons ATGGACACCACTAACGGCACAGGACCTGGCGGGCTCGCGCCCTGGAACTTTAACA GTTCACTTACCAACGTGTCCAAAGACATCTTCCTGACCAATCAGAGCTGCGATGTGGGTAATGGCACATGCACGGGCACAGAGGGGTCGGGGTTTGGCAGCCCCtacaagacagtggagatggtgttTATTGCCCTGGTAACTGGTTCCCTTAGCTTTGTGACAGTGGTGGGCAACATCCTAGTCATGCTGTCAATCAAAGTCAACCGCCACTTGCAGACCGTGAACAATTACTTCCTGTTCTCGCTGGCATGCGCTGACCTCATCATTGGTGTGTTCTCCATGAACCTCTACACGGTGTACCTAATCATGGGCTATTGGCCATTGGGACCGGTGGTGTGTGACCTCTGGCTGGCGCTAGACTATGTGGTCAGCAATGCCTCCGTCATGAACCTGCTCATCATCAGTTTTGACCGCTACTTTTGTGTGACCAAGCCGCTCAGCTACCCAACAAGACGCACCACTAAGATGGCGGGCCTGATGATCGCGGCAGCCTGGGTGCTCTCCTTCATCCTGTGGGCTCCCGCCATCTTGTTCTGGCAGTTCATCGTGGGCGAGCGTACGGTCCCGCCCGGAGAGTGCTACATCCAGTTCCTGTCCAACCCGGCGGTGACCTTCGGCACAGCAATCGCTGCGTTCTACTTGCCCGTGGTCATCATGACTGTTCTGTACATCCACATCTCACTGGCCAGCCGCAGCCGTGTGTCCAAGCAGAAGTCTGAGGctaagaaggagaagaaggggcTGAAGGCCCCAGGGCTTCTCAAGAGCCACATCCTgaagcaaaacaacaacaaccagcTGCCCTCCTCTGCCAAGCCAAGTCTGGAGAGCAGCGCCGCCCTGGAGGACACGCTGAAGAacggcagggtggaggaggcccCATCCAGCCAAGCCCAGCCAAGCACCGCCCCCGCCGAGGAGAAGGAGACCTCCAATGAATCCAGCACTGCCAGCATTGCCCCAAAGGAACCCAAAGAACGTGCTAACAGCGAGGCCACTTCAGAGGTCGGGCTCTGTCCTCCTGCCACCCCCACGCCCGCACCCTCTGCCCCTCCAGCCGCCAAAGGAAACCCCGGCTCCAAGTGGTCGAAGATCAAGATTGTGACAAAGCAGGCAGGGGACGAGTGCATCACCGCCATCGAGATTGTACCCCCCAATGAGCAGGCTGAACGCCACTCCATCCCTGTTAACCGACCGCGCACCGTGGCAAGaaagtttgccagcattgcccgCAGCCaggtgaagaggaagaggcagatggAGGCCCGGGAGAAGAAGGTCACAAAGACGATCTTCGCCATCCTGCTGGCATTCATCCTGACCTGGACACCCTACAACGTCATGGTGCTCATCTCCACCTTCTGCCAGTCCTGTGTGCCAGACACGGTCTGGGCCATCGGCTACTGGCTCTGCTATGTCAACTCTACCATCAACCCAGCTTGCTATGCCCTCTGCAACGCCACCTTCAAGAAGACTTTCAAAAACCTGCTCATGTGCCAGTACAAGAACATCGGCACCAGATGA
- the mdka gene encoding midkine a yields MRAVFSLAMLLLVALMLGSSEAARNKKEKGKGSKGASDCAEWRYGNCIANNGDCGLGVREGKCDEQTRKLKCKVPCNWKKQFGADCKYKFGNWGECDSTSNTKTRAGALKKALFHAECQHTIQVSKPCSQKTKPKGKKGKAREN; encoded by the exons ATGAGGGCTGTGTTCTCCCTGGCCATGCTGCTCCTCGTAGCCTTGATGCTCGGCTCCTCTGAGGCCGCCAGGAACAAGAAAG AGAAGGGAAAGGGTTCCAAGGGTGCCTCGGACTGTGCGGAATGGCGCTATGGCAACTGCATCGCCAATAACGGAGACTGTGGGCTGGGCGTACGGGAAGGGAAATGTGACGAGCAGACCAGGAAGTTGAAGTGTAAAGTCCCCTGCAACTGGAAGAAGCAGTTTGGAG cTGACTGTAAGTATAAGTTTGGCAACTGGGGAGAGTGTGACTCGACCTCTAACACTAAGACTCGTGCTGGAGCCCTGAAGAAAGCCCTCTTCCATGCTGAGTGCCAGCACACCATCCAGGTCTCCAAGCCCTGCTCTCAGAAGACCAAGCCGAAAG GAAAGAAGGGGAAGGCGAGGGAGAACTAG
- the chrm4a gene encoding muscarinic acetylcholine receptor M4 isoform X2, whose translation MVFIALVTGSLSFVTVVGNILVMLSIKVNRHLQTVNNYFLFSLACADLIIGVFSMNLYTVYLIMGYWPLGPVVCDLWLALDYVVSNASVMNLLIISFDRYFCVTKPLSYPTRRTTKMAGLMIAAAWVLSFILWAPAILFWQFIVGERTVPPGECYIQFLSNPAVTFGTAIAAFYLPVVIMTVLYIHISLASRSRVSKQKSEAKKEKKGLKAPGLLKSHILKQNNNNQLPSSAKPSLESSAALEDTLKNGRVEEAPSSQAQPSTAPAEEKETSNESSTASIAPKEPKERANSEATSEVGLSAKGNPGSKWSKIKIVTKQAGDECITAIEIVPPNEQAERHSIPVNRPRTVARKFASIARSQVKRKRQMEAREKKVTKTIFAILLAFILTWTPYNVMVLISTFCQSCVPDTVWAIGYWLCYVNSTINPACYALCNATFKKTFKNLLMCQYKNIGTR comes from the exons atggtgttTATTGCCCTGGTAACTGGTTCCCTTAGCTTTGTGACAGTGGTGGGCAACATCCTAGTCATGCTGTCAATCAAAGTCAACCGCCACTTGCAGACCGTGAACAATTACTTCCTGTTCTCGCTGGCATGCGCTGACCTCATCATTGGTGTGTTCTCCATGAACCTCTACACGGTGTACCTAATCATGGGCTATTGGCCATTGGGACCGGTGGTGTGTGACCTCTGGCTGGCGCTAGACTATGTGGTCAGCAATGCCTCCGTCATGAACCTGCTCATCATCAGTTTTGACCGCTACTTTTGTGTGACCAAGCCGCTCAGCTACCCAACAAGACGCACCACTAAGATGGCGGGCCTGATGATCGCGGCAGCCTGGGTGCTCTCCTTCATCCTGTGGGCTCCCGCCATCTTGTTCTGGCAGTTCATCGTGGGCGAGCGTACGGTCCCGCCCGGAGAGTGCTACATCCAGTTCCTGTCCAACCCGGCGGTGACCTTCGGCACAGCAATCGCTGCGTTCTACTTGCCCGTGGTCATCATGACTGTTCTGTACATCCACATCTCACTGGCCAGCCGCAGCCGTGTGTCCAAGCAGAAGTCTGAGGctaagaaggagaagaaggggcTGAAGGCCCCAGGGCTTCTCAAGAGCCACATCCTgaagcaaaacaacaacaaccagcTGCCCTCCTCTGCCAAGCCAAGTCTGGAGAGCAGCGCCGCCCTGGAGGACACGCTGAAGAacggcagggtggaggaggcccCATCCAGCCAAGCCCAGCCAAGCACCGCCCCCGCCGAGGAGAAGGAGACCTCCAATGAATCCAGCACTGCCAGCATTGCCCCAAAGGAACCCAAAGAACGTGCTAACAGCGAGGCCACTTCAGAGGTCGGGCTCT CCGCCAAAGGAAACCCCGGCTCCAAGTGGTCGAAGATCAAGATTGTGACAAAGCAGGCAGGGGACGAGTGCATCACCGCCATCGAGATTGTACCCCCCAATGAGCAGGCTGAACGCCACTCCATCCCTGTTAACCGACCGCGCACCGTGGCAAGaaagtttgccagcattgcccgCAGCCaggtgaagaggaagaggcagatggAGGCCCGGGAGAAGAAGGTCACAAAGACGATCTTCGCCATCCTGCTGGCATTCATCCTGACCTGGACACCCTACAACGTCATGGTGCTCATCTCCACCTTCTGCCAGTCCTGTGTGCCAGACACGGTCTGGGCCATCGGCTACTGGCTCTGCTATGTCAACTCTACCATCAACCCAGCTTGCTATGCCCTCTGCAACGCCACCTTCAAGAAGACTTTCAAAAACCTGCTCATGTGCCAGTACAAGAACATCGGCACCAGATGA